Proteins encoded within one genomic window of Odocoileus virginianus isolate 20LAN1187 ecotype Illinois chromosome 2, Ovbor_1.2, whole genome shotgun sequence:
- the FAM136A gene encoding protein FAM136A isoform X2, protein MAELQQQLRVQEAVDSMVKSLERENIRKMQGLMFRCSAACCEESQASMHQVHQCIERCHAPLAQAQALVTSELEKFQDRLARCTMYCNDKAKDSIDAGSKELHVKRQLETCVTKCVDDHMNLIPAMTRKMKESLSSMGK, encoded by the exons ATGGCGGAGCTGCAGCAGCAACTCCGGGTGCAGGAGGCGGTGGACTCCATGGTGAAGAGTCTGGAGAGGGAGAATATCCGGAAGATGCAG GGCCTTATGTTCCGGTGCAGCGCTGCCTGTTGTGAGGAAAGCCAGGCGTCCATGCATCAAGTGCACCAGTGCATTGAGCGCTGCCATGCACCGCTGGCTCAAGCCCAGGCCCTGGTGACCAGCGAGTTGGAGAAGTTCCAG GACCGCCTGGCCCGGTGCACTATGTATTGCAATGACAAGGCCAAAGATTCGATCGATGCGGGGAGTAAGGAGCTTCACGTGAAGCGGCAGCTGGAGACCTGCGTGACCAAGTGTGTGGATGACCACATGAACCTCATCCCAGCCATGACCAGGAAGATGAAGGAGTCGCTCTCATCCATGGGGAAATAG
- the FAM136A gene encoding protein FAM136A isoform X1, with the protein MKSVRPRHAQGRLPPRPGGGGGVPSARVEKPPGVRCSASPTCPSCAAASQGLMFRCSAACCEESQASMHQVHQCIERCHAPLAQAQALVTSELEKFQDRLARCTMYCNDKAKDSIDAGSKELHVKRQLETCVTKCVDDHMNLIPAMTRKMKESLSSMGK; encoded by the exons ATGAAATCTGTGCGCCCTCGCCACGCGCAAGGCCGTTTGCCCCCCAGGCCaggcgggggagggggtgtcCCCTCGGCCAGGGTTGAGAAGCCCCCTGGAGTAAGGTGTTCAGCCTCCCCCACCTGCCCGTCTTGCGCGGCCGCTTCTCAG GGCCTTATGTTCCGGTGCAGCGCTGCCTGTTGTGAGGAAAGCCAGGCGTCCATGCATCAAGTGCACCAGTGCATTGAGCGCTGCCATGCACCGCTGGCTCAAGCCCAGGCCCTGGTGACCAGCGAGTTGGAGAAGTTCCAG GACCGCCTGGCCCGGTGCACTATGTATTGCAATGACAAGGCCAAAGATTCGATCGATGCGGGGAGTAAGGAGCTTCACGTGAAGCGGCAGCTGGAGACCTGCGTGACCAAGTGTGTGGATGACCACATGAACCTCATCCCAGCCATGACCAGGAAGATGAAGGAGTCGCTCTCATCCATGGGGAAATAG